A stretch of DNA from Oreochromis aureus strain Israel breed Guangdong linkage group 10, ZZ_aureus, whole genome shotgun sequence:
GGCAGCTTCTGGTCACGGTGCTGCAATGCATTCTTTTTGTCTGTTGATTTTGTTGGTTTCAGACATGGACACGCCTCTATCATATAGTAATCCAAAAGACTTTAACCAAGTCTTTAGAACAACCACCTAACTGACAAGGGCACCAATCAGATTGTTATCTTTGTTTCCTTTAGTCAGCCAGAGGCTTTTTGCCACTTAAACTAGATACAAGGTCCTTCAGATATCGCAGATCAGATTGCCAAAGCCTTTTTCATCttctttaaataattttattactgtTGTATAACCTTTGCAGATGGTTGCTAATGTCAACTCTCTCCATGAAAATGAAGAAACTTTAAGAAACACTTTTAATAAATGACTAGGAACTTTTGAATTTCCATATTTTCACGCTACAGGTGTTAAATTCTAAGTATTACTGTTTGCTTGTTACCATTGTTGCCATTAAAATAACACAACTTCAACCAAGTAAACCAGAAATGGacactttgtgttttgaaaactTTAATTTATATAAACAAAGCTGCAGCTATTTTTTGAAAACGTGAACtctctttacttatttttattaaacaacTATTCAAGGTTTCATTCATACAGGCCTTGAGACCAGTTGGCAACCTCCTGGCAACCACTAGTTGCTAGGGAAGAGTGTGTATTTCCCAGCCAGTTGGTGATGAGGTGTATGGTGCTGCACAGAAAACCTCCTTGCGATTGCTTTAGTCACTAACAGATTACCCAGGTTGCGTACAGTTTTTACAGAAGACTAGTCTGCAAACACCAGCTGCTCACAGAGCAGTactgaaactgtgaaaagtgtggTGCAATCTGTAAATGGAGACATTTTCCCTTTAAAGTAAATGTGTTGGTTGCAATAACCAGCACATTTACTTTGGTTTCTCAGAAAGACTTTTACTATCGTGCAGCTGGTAAGCGTCTGCAGGTAAGTTGGTGTCTTCCATGCGAACTATATGCAACCCGGGCAATCTGCTCGTGACCAAAGCAATCGCACGGAAACGTTTGGTGCAGCATTCTCTTTTAGACCTACCTagaaacacacagcaagctACACCAACCACTTGCCAACAAGTTGGGGAATGCAAATATTTCTTTAGCAAGGTGGTTTTCAGGGGAATTGCCAACTGGTCTCtaagcctgtgtgactgagaccACAGCTAGCTAATCTGCTTTAATGTTGAGGTTTAATATCAAAATGAACATATTGTGAAGATAGGGGAGAAGCTGGAACTCATGGAAAAAACCCCCATGGAACCACAGGGATAGACTCCACATATAAAGGTTTAAACCCAGAACCCTCTGTTCCTCATAGTTTATTCATCGTCAGGCTGTTACGACTGTTAATGTAGAGGAAAGAAACAAGATTAAATATATGCTTAAATGCCTTTATAGGTTAATGCTGTGAGCATTTGCAGTTTCAAAAGTTTCTCTTCCTGCTTATGCAGAggttaaaacatgtttttctaagCAAACTTGCATGATGAATTCAGACTTGAGGCCCCTGCAGGCACTTATTTTGTGTTAACTAAAAAAGCGCCACAATGATGCGATACACATCAGTTACCCAACTTTTTTTTCTACGTGAAGATAGTCATTAAATTGCTAAACTTTTAGACTTCCACATTTTAAAGGTCTCAAGTTTCTCAACAGCTGCAACATCATTCGTGCCTCGCCTTGACAACAATGAGTGACTCCTTATCAATACTCAGGTTTTTTCCTGCTGTGCAACCAGAGGAAAGTCTCATTTCTGAATCCAAGTTGATGATTAGAATTTGCTATCTATTCCATCACTAAAATCTGCATAGCAATGCCACAATGGGAGGAAATTGGAACAACAGACATGTTAAGGTTAGCAGAGCTATCTGCAGGCTGCAGAGAAGTACAGGATTAATATTTTGAACAGTCACTGTTCCAGCCCTCCTCGTCTAATTTTTAAACCACCAAGACGTCCCATTAGGAGACGTTTTCTACTGGCTGCCGTGCTAAGTCCGTGattaaagagatttttttaaagaaaagtcaGCGCTGAGGTCACACCTGCAGCACATACTGAGTGAGGTAAGTTGAGCCAGGGTTTGTGGAATCTACATTAATGACATATGAGTTTAACACAGTCAGTCTGTATGGGCGAGCATATTAacagttctgtgtgtgtgtgtgtgtgtgtgtgtgtgtgtgtgtgtgtgtgtgtgtgtgtgtggctaaaCTGTGCCAGCTTCACAGTTCTGATGgagacttcctgtttctcatttttccacTACATTCTTGAGCGATAAGCtcatgccacacacacacacacacacacacacacacacacacacacacacacacacacacacacacacacacacacggctggTACACACTCTAAAATAATCCACACTATGTCATGTTTGCACTGGCAGATTTcttgtctgtctctgcttctTTATTGCGCACTCGCTGTCTCTTTCACATCCCCACATGTTTGCCTGAGTTTTTCCTCGTCCACATGACATGATGTCACCTTTCCGTGCTCTGTGCTTACACAGTGTGGAAGGCTCGGGTTGGAGGAAGTGCTTCAACTTGTAACCGTTACACTAAGGTGGCTGAAACTTTAACCGAAAGAGGGGAAAAGATTTAGACTGATTTAAAACTAATGCAGCCGAAGTCCACTCCCACTTCTCTTTATTCCCTGAACACTCAGTCCATGAAGGATTAAAGATGACACTCTTCTTATTGTTAACAACTGCCATAAAAAGACCAAAACCAACAATGAACCGTTTCTACGAACATGCCTGGTTATCTTAACCCCGTCATACTTTATTTTACAGCACCAATATTTTTAGAAACTACTAAAAGTGAGACAAACCATGGGCCCTGTCGTTACTCTGACTCAATCCCACACACACAGTCCTACATTTATCTGACTTTAAATAGTTCCCAAGAACACATAATTTACTCCGGTTTGAGCTGATTTACTgtcaataagaaaaataaagactcACACAAGCCTTTACCACCAGTGCCTTATGCCAATGCCAACTAAaagtcttaaaaaataaaatttaccCAGTGTGGACAAACTAATGTCACTCTATGGAGAGCTCCACATTCCCACAATGAGCTTTCTTTGGCTGCAGCGCTGCCCTCAACTCTGCCTTTAGCCGTGACTGCGTGACACAGCCTAATTTTTCCGTGGTGATCTGACTGAGTTTCGAATTGGCCGCTTTAGCTGGAAGAAAACGATGTGTATGTGCTGCAGTGTCGTTACACAGCGCTATTTATTGCTGGAAAACAAAGTAAAGACGTGCAGCAACAGTGTACTCGGAGCTGCCTGACGTCAGTTACACCTCATTTATTTTAGTCCTGGCTTCCTGTCAGCCGTTGTTTAGCTCCCATCAGATAACAATTTCATGGTGCTCATAGCCAAGCATCAATACTGCCTTCTATGCGGTTGCTGAGCAGAGTTCTGTGTCTTTACAAAGTTCGACTCTGCAGGTGaaagcaaaaatgagaaaaggagCAGGATAGAGAGCACTGGAAATCTTAGCTGAATCCTTATTAGTTTGGGAAGAGAAGGAATTAAAATGTCAAGAAGCGTGGAGGGTAAACAGGAGGTAACAGGTAAATGCCAGACCTCGCCTTTATCTGACAGGACTTGCTTTCTTCCAGTGGAGACAGATGAGTAACCTCTTCACGCCCAGTCACCAAATAAACCAGACAGCTGCTGGTTGCTCCATTGAGTAATGATTGAGGTGGCCACCGAGGGGAAGATATATCTCCGCTCCAAAGTTCAGAGCTTTATTGTCTGTTAAGGAGATGAGACCACAAAGAAGTTATTTAATCAACTTTATTAACCACAGCACCTTTAACCTCTGCCTCATACGTCTGTCAAACAGCAGCCTGAGACTGGGCAACAAATTAAAATCGAGTTTCCTTCCAGACTTCGTGAAAATGTTCATCTGCTTGTATTTGAGACTTTGAATTATGCCataaaaatatgctttcatgAGCATTCCCAGTctgaggaaaacaaaaatacttGTGTTGAAAGTTTAAATCACTTGCAAACAAACGAgctgaaacacattaaaaaccATTTTGATCAGTTTCGATTATGTCTCACTGACACTAGCAGCTCATCCAGCTCCATCGCAGTTCAGCGGGTATTCTAATGTGTGAAGTTCACAAAGAAAGCGTTTAGTTTGCTTGTCATTGCTTAGATTTATTGCACAAAATAATGACTTCTTAATAGATTCTAATTTTCACGAAGGCTCGCAAACAGTTCTATCCACGACAAGTTCATCCAGAACACCACCCAATCAAAGTGCTTCAGCATTCACTCCGTCCATAAAAGGCATGAACGTCATTGTTTCACAGGATACACGCGGCGTGCCACATGTGTGACAACACCATATTTCCATCTTCTGATGTTTGTTCTTCATTAGCGGTGACAATCTGATGTAAGCGACTGCTGGGTGGTTTCAGTTCAACTTTGTTCACTACACCAGGAGCAAAATTAGGTGTAACTGAATCATTCGAAGCTTGAGAGTTATGCgttgaaatgaaaaaagaagaagaaaaaggaaatgacaAATGTTATCTTGAACATAATTTGGGCGAAGACCCATCGTATGTGAGTTTGATTAAATTCTGGTTCTCGTCAGTTGCGGATGGACGATGGGCGCTTCGCCATGGCACGAGCTGACGAGTCTGCCAGATGAGCTAAAGAACAGATGCTTGAATGAAGAGGTCAAGTTATTCAAAAGTGGTATTTTAGCCATGATGAAAGTGTGGCCTCTGTGGAAGTGAAATGATAGTCTGTACTATTTTTGCACAGACTCTCGAGGTCCTATGGGATGAtcattttttatgattttgtaTGAGATGTCTGCTGATGGCTTTGTTAACCATTCCCTTTGGCACCATCATTGGGCCAAAACGTCACTTTTTCCAGTATAACCACTAATTTAGCTGTGTGTAGAGACATTTAGCAAAACATGTTAGTGTTATACTCACTAAAAATCAGCATGTTACCATGGTAACATTACTGTTGAGCTACTAAGTAGAATGTTAAAAAACTGCTCATTTTATcccaattttaaatgttttcaagttgCAAACAGTTTTTCTTGTGATGGCCACTACACACTCAATAATGCCtattcagccaatcacatggcagcaacttaaTGCACTTacgcatgtagacatggtcaagatgacccggtgaagttcaaaccgagcatTAGAGTGAGGAAGAAATTTATTTTGGTGACTTTGTTGTTGGTGCCTGACAGGcttgagtatttcagaaacggCTGATCTActaggattttcccacacagccatctctagggtttacagagaatgatctgagaaacagaaaatattcggtgagcagcagttctctggggtAAAATGTCATGTTAATGTCAAAGGTCAGACGAGAATGTCCAGACAGCTCCAAGCCGATAAAAGGCAACACAACTCGTTACAACAAAGGTATGCAGacgagcatctctgaatgcacaacacctCAAACCTCGAAGTGGATGGAATACAGTAACAGAAGGTCACACAGGGTGATACTCCTGtaagctaagaacaggaaacaaagactATAATTTACACAGGCttgccaaaattggacaatatGAGACCAGAAAAGTGTTGTCTTGATTCCTGCTGAACATGTCCTACAGGGGGCAAGGATCAGCAATCGCCAGGCCCAgccatacacacacgcacatgtaTGCACACCATTCATTTATGGTGGTGTCAGCCCCCCAAGATGTCAGCGAGCAGATGCCTCCCTGAACTAGCATCGAACCGAATGGGGTCCAACCTAGTACTAGCAAGATGCACATAATAAAGTGACTAGTAACTGTATATATAGCAGTTGCACAACAGTTAAATGACCTTTACATTTGATGCACTACAGAAATGGCTGGTGGACAAACTGGGAAAGGAGTTTCCTAAAACGAGAACTTCCTCGTGAATGTGTGCTGACATGTCGCTCCATACAGGAGGTGAACGCTATAGTTTGTGGTTTCTAAGGGAGTGGTTCATTTAAGaagtggagtgtgtgtgtgtgtagagtttGTCATAAGGATGTCAGCGTTCCTGATCTCACCACATTAGTCATGCCAGGCATTCCTTCATGCGTTCACCAcactgtgcaaacacacatggacacacacttGTCTCACAGCAGTTTGTGAGAATTCCTCGTGGTCGGGCAGCATGAACTTGATGTGGGAAATAAGTGAGCGAACAGACTGCGGCGATCGCTCCTCTTCCATATTTTCGTGCCTTTGTGTagctgtgatttaaaaaaaaaaaaaaaaaattgtaaccaacatgttgtttattatttacCGTCTGAAATTCTGGCCCTGTAATCACAGCTCTGTGATCAGATTTATGCTGGTCAACGTGGTGATTTTGGTTCTATGTTTAGGGAGTTTATGTGTGCTGTATTTTAGGGAGAGTGAATTCTGGATTCTGTAGTGTGAGAAATCAAGTGTGCCAACGTTTGCAGTGCTGCTTGTCAGCATGATTAAACAAGAACTAGCAAACAGAATTTCAGAAAGCTTGGTGCAGATATGACGCACGGGCAAATGAAGAACCCATTAGGATTTGATATGGATCCAGATACGTTTCCTTAGAGACGGGGCACTGACTCAGAGCTTCTACTCTCCTAATGACCTTCTTGGTTTCCTCATTCTCCATTAAAGTAACAAATGTTGGTCCAAGTGTCCTCAGGAAGGCTACAATTGTGAGATTCTACTAATATTACTAACATTAATATTTGcaattaataataatagaatAATAGATAATTAGATAGGTATCActtggctgaaagttttgccAGGAGAAAgactcttctctctaaaaagatcATAGCAGCATAACATAGGTTTTCAAATTTGCATCTCAATAGACCACAAAACCTTACGACAGACGACAACAAAGTGAAGCCGTCTGGCCACAATGCACAGCACCACGtctggagaaaaccaaacacaaacaaactgggtcatgcaagaGGACAAtgatggctgaaaaagaaaagaatcggTGTTTTGCTTTATAATGCATGACATGGAGTGCAATGCATGCATCTAAAATATTGTGGAGTACAAGGAAGTAGTATTACACAATACAAGTGCCAACTCAAACCCTCACATCTGGACACGTCCCTGAAACAGGGCAGGTATACGGCCTGGGAATACAAAGATGAGGATGGATAGATTACCAGAGGAAGGAAGAGGAAGTCAAGAGCAAATAAAAGCCTAATTCATCTGCTTCCCAAATCAGCTGTAAAATTTGCTGTCAAACTTATCAGTTAGGAGCtgctttaacaggaagagataaGATGCATAAATGGAGAGGAAGCGAGCGCACCGCACAACCACTGTAAACATAggtacacagaaacactgacagaTACCAGAAAAGACAGATACGTCATTGTGTATCCAAGAAATCAGCTCGAATAACACACAGCTCACACGCAGCTGTGAGCTGACAGAATCTTAGTTCAGCCTCTGATTTCCTCTTTGATGGTGTCTTAGTTTCACCAGCTGCTCAAACATCCCACAGAGCTGAGCTGCGGTGAATAGTTATGCTCTATGTCCTTTATGGAGAAATTTCAGCTCCGAGCAATCCTTGTAATCATTTTTGTCTCATCTaacttttttatctttttcaaaGATTTTTGCATATAGAACATAAGAAGAAAATAACCCATGGTTTGATGAATTGGCAGAAAATGGCAGTTGCTTTAAGAACTgtaagaaagaaattatttgatTAATGAAGCACATGATCAGGAGGCTCATCCATAATGAGAATAAATAATAGTTGCAGCTGGATTGTTTAAAATGAGCTCATGCTTAAAATTTTGTGATTGGTTTCAATGATGTGCTGTTTGGTGAGGACCAAAAGTTCGTAATTGAAACCACAAACGACTAAAATCCATTTTGACCCATGAATCATAAAATATGAACTGTTATCTGCAGTCATAAAACCAGCGCGGTGTTTACCGCCGTTGCTGGGCAGGGCTTTTACTTCCTCCCTCCGTTCTCTTCTTGCTGCAGGTGGGACTGTATCCTGACGATGGCGGAAAACTCGCAGTGTTTCTACTGCCGCGAGGACCTCGGGGGGAAGAGGTTCGTCCGTAACGAGGGCAGGCCGGTGTGCGTTCGCTGCCACACAAAGTTCTGTGCCAACTCCTGCGCCGAGTGCCACCGTCCCATCTCCGTGGAAACAAAGGTGTCTTATCGAGCTGCATTTTTGTGTGTAGACTTAGAAGTTTTGGTATTTCCTGCCACCTGTGTGCAGCTGTcatccaaaagaaaaaaacaaaaaacaaaaactctccGTTTTCCTCCATCAGGAGCTCAGCCACAAGGGCCGATATTGGCACGAGGAGTGTTTCCGCTGTGCAAAGTGTTACAAGCCTCTGGCTAAGGAGCCCTTCAGCACCAAGGATGACCGCATCATGTGTGGGAAGTGCTGCTCCAGAGAGGATGCTCCACGCTGCCACGGCTGTTATAAACCCATACTGGCGGGTACGATATGCTCTGTAGAGGGTGGCCCACTGATCTGCTTGTCTTGTGTGATTAAAAGACCAAAGAGTTGGCTGGAAAAACTCATTTTCAAAAGAGTTTCTTTATCAGGACATCTAAATATATACATGATTTAGGGCAGTACGGGTGTACTGACTATTATAGTGTCAAACTATTGTTAAATAAAAGGACTTACGCAGGCCTAAAAATGTCCTCTGTACTACTGTATTTATTCAGCATTAGCAGTAATAATCCTTCTCCTCTCCCCTGCAGGAACAGAGAGCGTGGAGTACAAAGGGAACTCGTGGCACGACGAGTGTTTCACCTGTTACAGCTGTAAACGACCAATAGGATCACAGAATTTTCTCTCCAAAGGAAGTGACGTTTACTGCAGCCCCTGCTATGATGACAAATTCGCCAAACACTGCGTGAGCTGCAAAAAGGTAATTTCTCTCACACAGGGAACCAGGCCATCCTCTTATCACCAAGATCACTTTGAAGTCACGTTTTTATAGCAATTTCAGGCACGCTGCCATTTAAATGTTTAGGATTGTGTtcattgttttacttttatttgcttTGACATGTCAAAATTCCTTTAATAAGCAGGCTGTAATAGTGCAATAATTCATAAAATCTTAATCTTTGGATACTTAGGATAATTTTTTATTCTGTCAGGGAAATCCGCAGCCTAATTGCATTTTAGCCTTTTACCCCATTACACTAATGACTGACcaaattattaataaattatttcttCATTTGTACTTTTAACTCGACTATTTTATTCATACCAAACTATGTTAAATGTAACAAATGTGGAAGCCACTGTAGCTCACTGGGTTGAGCAGGCGAACCATGCATGGTGCTACTGCAGAGGCTGCTTACTGTAACCTGCTTGTTCTCTTCAGTTTCCTGCCTTCTCCCCACTGTCCTCTCTAAATCAAGGCTAAAATAAACCCaaggaaaacatttaaacaaatctCGGATGGagagttttattttaacagtaattAAACTACTCAAAGAGGATTTTAATTGGATGTTAAAACATCCCTTAACTTCTATCTCCAGCCTATAACCTCTGGAGGAGTGAACTACCAGGACCAGCCGTGGCACAGCCACTGTTTCGTGTGCAGCTCCTGCGCGAAGCCTCTGGCAGGGACGAGTTTCACCAACCACCAGGAGCAGGTCTTCTGTGTCGACTGCTACAAGACCTCCGTGGCCAAGAAGTGCAGCGGCTGCCAGAACCCCATCACAGGTTAGCATAAATAGAACTGAAAGTCAAACGGCATTAAAAAAGAGTAAATggagtaaaaatgtaaaacagccTCTACCTTAGTGAAGCACACATTTAATTTTTGTATGACAAAAGCTTTACTCGTTACAAACGCTGAGAATGCAGTCATCTGTGAGATTGCTGCTGTCTGATCCATTTGAGCTTGACTCGACTCCACTCAGGTTTTAaaggttttccattaggtggtaGTAGCCTGTGATGGCACTGGATAAGTCATGAAAGCGGTTTCTTCACAAGaatcaaacaaaacaatttttgtCCCGGCAATGAGGGAAAGGGCTACACACTGACTCTCTTCTTTTATcccaagtctgacaaaaagccatAGACCGAGCAGCAGGTATGCCTTCGCCTCAATGTCCTCCATTGTTGTGTTATTCCCAGTCCACTGAAGCCAGTGTTTAGTGCTTTACACCTGAATTCCTTCTAAACACCAGCGCTTTCACAATGAGAGCATGTTCTCACTCTTAATACAACATGGTGTTTATTTTGTAAGTGATGGCTCTATTAGAGTCAAAAGGAGGTTAAAGCAGGTTGCGCTTTACCATGCGAATGACATGTTAGCTGGTGTAGTGCGCAGTATCTGCTGTGTGACAGAAAAAACTCAGCTAAAGGGTTTGCAACAAATATTATTGCATCACAGTGGCTACACCCttctttcatatacagtctgtgaTATTGCAGCATGAAAGACCGGACTGACTAACAAGTAAACAGATCTCAGCTGAGATCTGAGTTCTTAGTGAAACTCGTGgcattaaaataaacacaacaggTAAATGGAAGCTGTACCAGAACCATAACTATGACTGAGTGCACCCAGTTACCAATTAAgtaagaaagaaagggaagTTTATCTTTATAGCACTTTTCCGGAGAAAGAATAGTTAACGGCACATGCCAAAAGCAACATAGGCACACAAACACTACGCAAACACCTGCATGAACAGATgaagctgctttttaaaggatGACACAGAGAGTCAAAGGTGCAAAGAGAGGTGTAGGTGGGGGGGCCTCACAACATGATGCCATGAAAGCCtcgttaaaaaaaacccctaataACTATTTGAAGATAAAAGTTAAATCTTTAGATGATTTTAAGGTGTTTTGTGACTTTTCATCTGACGGATCCAGATGTGCTTTAAGGCAGTTCAAATACAGCTGATGTCTTTACTGATCAAGACCAGCAGGTGGCACACAAAGGTAGACCAAAGACACGGTCTAActcccctctgctcttctctccTCTCAGGTTTTGGTAAAGGGGTGAATGTGGTGAACTATGAGGGCAGCTCCTGGCATGAA
This window harbors:
- the LOC116319701 gene encoding four and a half LIM domains protein 1-like, whose translation is MAENSQCFYCREDLGGKRFVRNEGRPVCVRCHTKFCANSCAECHRPISVETKELSHKGRYWHEECFRCAKCYKPLAKEPFSTKDDRIMCGKCCSREDAPRCHGCYKPILAGTESVEYKGNSWHDECFTCYSCKRPIGSQNFLSKGSDVYCSPCYDDKFAKHCVSCKKPITSGGVNYQDQPWHSHCFVCSSCAKPLAGTSFTNHQEQVFCVDCYKTSVAKKCSGCQNPITGFGKGVNVVNYEGSSWHEYCFNCKRCSLSLSNKRFVAKGKDILCTDCGNK